A single region of the Mustela lutreola isolate mMusLut2 chromosome 2, mMusLut2.pri, whole genome shotgun sequence genome encodes:
- the RSPH1 gene encoding radial spoke head 1 homolog isoform X1 — MSDLGSEELEEEGENDLGEYEGERNEAGERHGHGKARLPNGDTYEGDYEHGKRHGQGVYKFKNGARYMGEYVQNKKHGHGTFIYPDGSRYEGEWADDQRHGYGVYYYVNNDTYTGEWFAHQRHGQGTYFYAETGSKYIGTWVNGQQEGAAELIHLNHRYQGKFFNKNPVGPGKYVFDIGCEQHGEYRLTDVERGDEEEEEEATMMTALPRWKATKITELALWTPTLPEEQPPADGPGAEEALETEGGGEPSEEGQALADGSEGETDSMRPGEDDGEGSREEGREDFRYDTIDQGIVSFEEEENKQSEPPE, encoded by the exons ATGTCGGACTTGGGCTCGGAGGagttggaggaggagggagagaatgacCTTGGG GAGTACGAGGGGGAGCGGAATGAGGCAGGTGAACGGCACGGGCACGGGAAAGCAAGACTGCCCAACGGGGACACGTATGAAGGCGACTATGAACACGGGAAAAGACATGGCCAG GGTGTCTACAAGTTTAAAAATGGTGCTCGGTACATGGGAGAATAcgttcaaaataaaaagcatggtCACGGCACTTTCATATACCCAGATGGCTCAAGATATGAAG GGGAGTGGGCGGATGACCAAAGGCACGGTTACGGCGTCTACTACTACGTCAATAATGACACCTACACGGGGGAGTGGTTTGCTCACCAAAG GCACGGGCAAGGCACCTATTTCTACGCAGAGACGGGCAGTAAGTACATAGGTACCTGGGTGAACGGACAGCAAGAGGGTGCGGCCGAACTCATTCACCTGAACCACAGGTACCAGGGCAAGTTCTTCAACAAAAAC CCTGTCGGCCCTGGGAAGTACGTGTTTGATATCGGATGTGAGCAGCACGGGGAGTACCGTTTGACCGACGTG GAAAGAggagacgaggaggaggaggaggaggcgacAATGATGACCGCGCTTCCGAGGTGGAAAGCCACCAAAATCACAGAGCTGGCTCTGTGGACCCCGACCCTCCCTGAGGAGCAGCCCCCTGCGGACGGGCCTGGTGCAGAAGAGGCTCTGGAAACCGAAG GCGGCGGGGAGCCCTCGGAGGAGGGCCAGGCTCTGGCCGATGGTTCCGAGGGGGAGACCGACTCCATGAGGCCTGGGGAGGACGACGGAGAAGGCAGCCGGGAGGAGGGCCGGGAGGACTTCCGCTATGACACCATCGACCAGG GAATTGTTAgttttgaagaagaagaaaataaacagtcGGAGCCACCGGAGTGA
- the RSPH1 gene encoding radial spoke head 1 homolog isoform X2 translates to MSDLGSEELEEEGENDLGEYEGERNEAGERHGHGKARLPNGDTYEGDYEHGKRHGQGVYKFKNGARYMGEYVQNKKHGHGTFIYPDGSRYEGEWADDQRHGYGVYYYVNNDTYTGEWFAHQRHGQGTYFYAETGSKYIGTWVNGQQEGAAELIHLNHRYQGKFFNKNPVGPGKYVFDIGCEQHGEYRLTDVERGDEEEEEEATMMTALPRWKATKITELALWTPTLPEEQPPADGPGAEEALETEGGGEPSEEGQALADGSEGETDSMRPGEDDGEGSREEGREDFRYDTIDQGIL, encoded by the exons ATGTCGGACTTGGGCTCGGAGGagttggaggaggagggagagaatgacCTTGGG GAGTACGAGGGGGAGCGGAATGAGGCAGGTGAACGGCACGGGCACGGGAAAGCAAGACTGCCCAACGGGGACACGTATGAAGGCGACTATGAACACGGGAAAAGACATGGCCAG GGTGTCTACAAGTTTAAAAATGGTGCTCGGTACATGGGAGAATAcgttcaaaataaaaagcatggtCACGGCACTTTCATATACCCAGATGGCTCAAGATATGAAG GGGAGTGGGCGGATGACCAAAGGCACGGTTACGGCGTCTACTACTACGTCAATAATGACACCTACACGGGGGAGTGGTTTGCTCACCAAAG GCACGGGCAAGGCACCTATTTCTACGCAGAGACGGGCAGTAAGTACATAGGTACCTGGGTGAACGGACAGCAAGAGGGTGCGGCCGAACTCATTCACCTGAACCACAGGTACCAGGGCAAGTTCTTCAACAAAAAC CCTGTCGGCCCTGGGAAGTACGTGTTTGATATCGGATGTGAGCAGCACGGGGAGTACCGTTTGACCGACGTG GAAAGAggagacgaggaggaggaggaggaggcgacAATGATGACCGCGCTTCCGAGGTGGAAAGCCACCAAAATCACAGAGCTGGCTCTGTGGACCCCGACCCTCCCTGAGGAGCAGCCCCCTGCGGACGGGCCTGGTGCAGAAGAGGCTCTGGAAACCGAAG GCGGCGGGGAGCCCTCGGAGGAGGGCCAGGCTCTGGCCGATGGTTCCGAGGGGGAGACCGACTCCATGAGGCCTGGGGAGGACGACGGAGAAGGCAGCCGGGAGGAGGGCCGGGAGGACTTCCGCTATGACACCATCGACCAGG